The window AGCGGCGGGACGAGGTCGTGGCGGCGGTGCGGGAGCACGCGGGCGAGCTCGCGCGGTCGCTCGCGCGCCTCGACGGCGGCGAGTACGGGCGGCGGTCGTTCCGGGTCGATGGTGGTGAGTGGACGGTGAAGTACGAGGACGGCGGCCTCGACTTCCTGCGGTTCGAGGGGACGGCGGGCCTCGACGTGTACGTCGTCTCCACCAAGCGCGACCCGGAGCCGGAGCCGCTGGCGCGCGCGATGGAGCACTACGGCGGTCTCGTGGCGTCCTTCAACGACTACGTGGCGTCGATGCGGGGGACGCTCGACGCGGTGTCCACGGCGTTCCCGGAGCCCGCGTCCACGAGCGATATCGTGGCGGAGCGCGACCGCATCGTCTCCGAGGTGCGGGACGTCGCAGACCGAATGGCGGGCGAACTCCACCGGTACGACGGCGGCGACTACGGGTCGTTCGCGTCCCGCGTGGCCGGCACGCGCTGGGAGCTCAAGTACGCGGAGGGCCGCGCGTCCTACCTGCGTGCGGGCGACGTGTACCTCGTCGGCCAGTACGGGCCGCCGTCCGCGCCGGACGTCCGCCAGCACGCGCCGGACGTGCCGCTGTTCGTGGAGGCGTACAACGACCACGTCCGGGAGTTGAGCGACTCGCTCGCCACCGTCGAGTTCTGACACCACAACCGCTTTCTCCCGCGTCCCCCTGCGACCGCCCATGAGCGACGACGACTTGGCGTGGACGACCCGCGAGCGAGCGGTCGCGTACTCGTGTCCCGGGTTCGACGTGGTGCGCGAGGACGTGACCCTCCCCGACGGCACGCAGACCGACTTCGACTACCTGAGCGAACCGCCCGCGGTCGTGGTGCTGCCGTTCACCGACGACGGCGAGGTCGTCGTCATCGAGGAGTGGCGGCAGGCGGTCGACCGCGTGAACCGCGGGCTTCCCGCGGGCGGCACCGAACCCGAGGACGCGGCCGACCTGGCGGCGGCGGCGCGCCGCGAACTCCGCGAGGAGACCGGCTACGAGGCCGACTCGCTGGAACCGCTCACCACCGTCGAACCGGCGAACGGGTACGCGGACTCCGTCCACCACCACTTCGTCGCGCGCGGCTGCACGCCAACCGGGGAGCAAGACCTCGACCACGACGAGACCATCCGCGTGGACACCGCGGAGTTCGACGACCTCGTCGCGGCCGCGGCGGCGGGCGACCTCCGCGACGCGCGCACGGTCGTCGGCGTCCTCACCTACCACGTCTCCTGAGCGAACGCCGCCCACGAGAGGTACTCCCCGAACCGCCGCGGCGTCCCGTACCGCTCGTCCGGGTCGGCCGCGAGCGCGGTCTCCACGACCGCCTGGAGGTCGTCGGAGACCGGACGGTCGACCCTGCTGTCGTCCACCCCGCGGTTCTCGGGCGGGCGGCCGGTGAGCGCGTGATGCGTGAGCGCGCCGAGGCGGTACACGTCGCCCGCCGGCGTCGGTTCGGCTTCGGGCGGCGCGTACGGGTCGTCGCGGTTCGGCCACGCGGCCGCCGCGAGCCCGCCGAACCCCACGTCCCGCACGTCCGCGCGGTCGCCGGTCACCGCGACCGTCGCGGGTCGCAGGAGGCCGTGCGGGCGGTCGAGCCGCGCCAGCGCGTCCGCCGCGCGCGACACGGCGCGGAGCGCGCGCTCTCGCTCCGCTCCGTCCGCGAGCGTCGCTTCGTACGGAACGGTCTCCACCCACGGCCGCGGGTCGAACCCCCACTCGCGGAGCGCGAGCACGCCCTCGGTGTCGCTCGCGGCCGCCCACGCCTCGCACGCCGCCCGGAACCCGGTCTCGTCCACGCCCCGGTATTCGGTTCGAATCCGTCCGCTCTCGACGCGCGCGGTCGTCCACTCGGCGGTTCGCTCGACGGTCTCGACGTGACCCGCGACCCGCCGTCGGTCGCGCCACCGCCGCACGCCCGCGGCGGCCGCGCCGACCGCGCCGAGTCCGCCGAGCGCCGCGAGCACGCCCGCGTTCCGCTCGCCCCAGCGCGCCGCCGCCGCGAACCCGCTCCACGGCGGGCTGACGGCGTGCAGTTCGAACGACTCGCCGTCCGCCGCCTCCGCGCCGACGTACGCGCGGCCGTCGCGCTCCACCGCGTACACGCCCCGGCCCGGCGTCTCGTACCGCCAGCGAACCAGGCCGTCCCGGAGCGACCGCGCCTCCACGCCGTCCGCGGTCGGCACGCGGAGTTCGCCCCGCGAGGCCGTGACGAGGCCGTAGCTGTACTCGAACGCGTCCTGCCAGCGCGCCCGCCCGTCCGCGACCACCGTCACCGTCCGCGCTCCCTCACTCTCGTTCCCCGTGAACACGAGGAGGGCGTCGTCGGTGACGCTCGCGCCCGCGGCGTCCGGCACGCTGTACCGCCACGCGACGCTCCCGTCCGCGCCGACCGCGACGAGTTCCGTCGCCCCGTCGCCGGTCGCCGTTCGGAGGAGCACGCGGTCGCCGATGGTTCCGACGGGCGACCCGGTGTCCCGCCACCACGCGACCGCGCCCGTGTCCACGTCCCACGCGACGAGGCGGCCGCGTCGCCCTGCGACGACGCGCCCGAGCGACTCGTGTTCGGTCGTCCACGCGACGTTCCCGTGACGCCAGCGCTCGGTGCCGTCCGCGACGCCGACGCCGACGAGGCCGTCCGCCGTTTCGAGCGCGACCGCCTCAGCCGTTCCCGCGGCGTACCCGGTCGCGTCCGCGACCCGCCACCGCCGGTCGCCCGACGCGATGTCCACCGCGACCACGCCCGCGTCCGTGACCGCGTACGCGGTTCCCGCCCCGGGGTCGACAGCGGTCTCTCGAACCACCGTCTCCCCCGGGTCGCCGAACGCCGCCGTCCACGCGACCGCGCCGCTCGCCGGGTCGACGCCCGTGAGCGCTCGCCGGTCTACGCCCTGCACGACGACGCGCTCGCCCACGCCGCGGGTCTGCCAGCCGATTGACCCCGGGTACGCCCACCGCTCGCCGCCGCGTCCGGGGTCGAGGCCGACGGCGCGCTCGCTGTCCGCGCCCCACACGGCCGTCACGAGCGTGTTCTCGGTGACGCGCGGCGGGTAGACGAGTCCGGGCGCGCGGTACGTCCAGTCGTGATGGAGGGCGGTTCCGGGGAGCGACCACGCGGGAGCGGTGGCGGCCGCGCCGAGGAACGCGCGTCGTGTCGCGGGCACACCCGTCACGTTCGCGCGCACCGACAAGAACGTTCGGCGATACACAACCCTCAATGCGAGCGCTCCCCGAAACCGGGTAATGAGAGACCACTTCGAGGTGCGCGCCCAGGACGCCGGGGGGCGCATCGGCGACCTCACCGTCCCCCGCGCGGGCGTGACGGTGGAGACGCCGACGCTGATGCCGGTGGTGAACCCGAACATCATCACCGTCGACCCCGCCCGCTTCCGCGAGTTCGGCGCGGAAATCCTCATCACGAACTCCTACATCATCAAGAACGACGACGACCTCCGGGAGCGCGCGCTCGACGAGGGCCTCCACGCGATGCTGGACTTCGACGGCGCGATCATGACCGACTCCGGGAGCTTCCAGCTCGCCGAGTACGGCGAAATCGACACCGACACCGAGGAGATTCTCGAGTTCCAGCACGCCATCGGGAGCGACATCGGGACGCCGGTGGACATCCCGACGCCGCCCGACGTGCCGCGCGAGCGCGCCGAAGAAGAACTCGAAGAAACCCAGCGCCGCCTCGAACTCGCGGAGACGGTGGAGACGGGCGAGATGCTCGTGAACGCGCCCGTCC is drawn from Salarchaeum sp. JOR-1 and contains these coding sequences:
- a CDS encoding PQQ-binding-like beta-propeller repeat protein, with translation MPATRRAFLGAAATAPAWSLPGTALHHDWTYRAPGLVYPPRVTENTLVTAVWGADSERAVGLDPGRGGERWAYPGSIGWQTRGVGERVVVQGVDRRALTGVDPASGAVAWTAAFGDPGETVVRETAVDPGAGTAYAVTDAGVVAVDIASGDRRWRVADATGYAAGTAEAVALETADGLVGVGVADGTERWRHGNVAWTTEHESLGRVVAGRRGRLVAWDVDTGAVAWWRDTGSPVGTIGDRVLLRTATGDGATELVAVGADGSVAWRYSVPDAAGASVTDDALLVFTGNESEGARTVTVVADGRARWQDAFEYSYGLVTASRGELRVPTADGVEARSLRDGLVRWRYETPGRGVYAVERDGRAYVGAEAADGESFELHAVSPPWSGFAAAARWGERNAGVLAALGGLGAVGAAAAGVRRWRDRRRVAGHVETVERTAEWTTARVESGRIRTEYRGVDETGFRAACEAWAAASDTEGVLALREWGFDPRPWVETVPYEATLADGAERERALRAVSRAADALARLDRPHGLLRPATVAVTGDRADVRDVGFGGLAAAAWPNRDDPYAPPEAEPTPAGDVYRLGALTHHALTGRPPENRGVDDSRVDRPVSDDLQAVVETALAADPDERYGTPRRFGEYLSWAAFAQETW
- a CDS encoding NUDIX hydrolase yields the protein MSDDDLAWTTRERAVAYSCPGFDVVREDVTLPDGTQTDFDYLSEPPAVVVLPFTDDGEVVVIEEWRQAVDRVNRGLPAGGTEPEDAADLAAAARRELREETGYEADSLEPLTTVEPANGYADSVHHHFVARGCTPTGEQDLDHDETIRVDTAEFDDLVAAAAAGDLRDARTVVGVLTYHVS